In Caldanaerobius fijiensis DSM 17918, a single window of DNA contains:
- a CDS encoding prephenate dehydrogenase, translated as MNIGIIGLGLIGGSLAKAIKAHTDHHVWALDINVESLKEALAEGAIDEYRLSLGDSGQTIAADVVFVCTPVNAVYNTVKAVAERVRPGTVITDVCSVKGEELRRVSSEIPDDVYFISGHPMAGLEKGGYNNSSKDLLKGCTYLLLPDGAPDEKVEMLISLVSAIGARPLLIDPDYHDVAVAVISHMPHVISAALLNLTMDNDKKGILKEIAAGSFRDLTRISSSSPEMWKDVCLRNKKEIARAIKMFEDTLEHFRAMLEEEKEEDLAEFFLNAKNYRERVISCR; from the coding sequence ATGAATATAGGAATAATAGGTTTGGGCCTCATAGGAGGCTCGCTGGCAAAAGCTATAAAAGCCCATACAGATCACCATGTATGGGCTTTGGATATAAATGTAGAGAGCCTGAAAGAAGCCCTGGCAGAGGGTGCAATTGACGAGTACAGGCTATCGCTGGGGGATTCCGGCCAGACTATTGCTGCTGATGTGGTATTTGTGTGTACCCCTGTGAATGCGGTTTATAACACGGTTAAAGCTGTAGCGGAGAGGGTAAGGCCCGGTACGGTCATAACAGATGTGTGCAGTGTAAAAGGAGAAGAGTTGAGGCGGGTAAGCAGCGAGATACCCGATGATGTATACTTTATATCCGGTCATCCTATGGCAGGATTAGAAAAAGGAGGCTATAACAATAGCAGCAAGGACTTGCTAAAGGGTTGCACATATCTTTTGTTGCCTGACGGTGCACCGGATGAAAAGGTTGAAATGCTCATATCCCTTGTTTCTGCAATAGGGGCGAGGCCGTTGTTGATAGATCCTGATTATCACGATGTGGCAGTGGCTGTAATAAGCCATATGCCCCATGTCATATCTGCAGCTTTATTAAATCTTACGATGGACAACGACAAAAAAGGGATATTAAAGGAGATAGCAGCGGGAAGCTTTAGAGACCTGACCAGGATATCTTCTTCATCTCCGGAAATGTGGAAGGACGTATGCCTTCGCAATAAAAAAGAAATTGCCAGGGCTATAAAGATGTTTGAAGATACATTGGAACACTTTAGAGCCATGTTAGAAGAAGAGAAGGAAGAGGATTTAGCCGAGTTTTTTTTAAACGCAAAAAATTATCGTGAGAGGGTTATATCATGCAGATAA
- the aroA gene encoding 3-phosphoshikimate 1-carboxyvinyltransferase, protein MQIKGDCKGLYGSVVVPGDKSISHRAIMLGALADGDTVVYNFLRGQDCLSTISCFRKLGIDIEEFDERIVVHGKGLKGLRKPEDILYVGNSGTTIRIMMGILSGQTFDCVLDGDDSIRKRPMDRVIKPLRQMGAVIDGRDGGFPPITVKGSVLKGINYQMPIASAQVKSSILMASLYAEGETVIYEPVKSRDHTEIMLSYFGGDVTISGNIIVSRPVNRLQPQIVDVAGDISSAAYFIVAGLIVPDSEILIKGVGVNPTRTGIIDALLNMGADIEIINKRIVSSEPVADIRVRTSCLHGITISGDIIPRMIDEIPIFCVAAAMAEGITVIKDASELRVKESDRIYTISRGLRALGADVRETHDGMVIYGRPQNGFNASTVKSFKDHRVAMSMAIAALVAKGETTIEDFECVDISFPGFIEILNGIRRDI, encoded by the coding sequence ATGCAGATAAAGGGTGATTGCAAAGGATTATACGGGAGTGTGGTAGTTCCTGGCGACAAATCTATTTCACATAGGGCAATTATGCTAGGGGCTCTTGCTGATGGAGATACGGTGGTGTACAATTTTTTAAGAGGTCAGGATTGCTTGTCTACCATATCTTGTTTTAGAAAGCTGGGAATAGATATAGAGGAATTTGATGAGAGGATCGTGGTACACGGAAAAGGCCTCAAAGGGCTTAGAAAGCCTGAAGACATTCTTTATGTAGGCAATTCTGGTACCACCATAAGGATAATGATGGGCATCCTCTCGGGACAAACCTTTGACTGCGTGCTGGACGGGGATGATTCTATAAGGAAAAGGCCTATGGATAGGGTTATAAAGCCTTTGAGGCAGATGGGAGCGGTGATTGATGGCAGAGACGGTGGTTTTCCTCCTATAACAGTAAAAGGTTCTGTACTAAAGGGTATCAATTATCAAATGCCCATAGCCAGCGCACAGGTGAAATCCTCTATTCTCATGGCGTCTTTGTACGCCGAAGGAGAGACGGTCATTTATGAGCCGGTAAAATCCAGAGATCACACCGAGATAATGCTGTCATATTTTGGAGGAGATGTGACCATATCGGGAAACATCATCGTTTCACGCCCTGTAAACCGTCTCCAACCGCAAATCGTGGATGTTGCAGGAGATATATCATCGGCAGCCTATTTTATAGTAGCGGGTCTTATAGTACCTGATTCAGAGATCCTGATAAAGGGTGTAGGGGTAAATCCCACCAGGACAGGTATAATTGATGCCCTTTTGAATATGGGCGCTGATATAGAGATAATAAATAAGAGGATAGTGAGCAGCGAACCCGTAGCTGATATACGGGTGAGGACCAGCTGCTTACATGGCATTACCATATCCGGCGATATAATACCCAGAATGATAGATGAAATACCTATTTTCTGCGTTGCTGCTGCTATGGCCGAAGGAATTACTGTGATAAAAGATGCATCAGAACTAAGAGTTAAAGAGAGCGACAGGATTTATACGATATCCCGGGGCCTCAGAGCATTGGGTGCTGATGTTCGAGAAACCCATGACGGCATGGTTATATATGGCAGGCCTCAGAATGGTTTTAATGCTTCGACGGTAAAGAGCTTTAAAGACCATCGAGTAGCCATGTCCATGGCAATAGCGGCTCTTGTTGCAAAAGGAGAGACCACCATTGAAGACTTTGAATGCGTTGATATTTCATTTCCTGGCTTTATAGAAATACTAAATGGTATAAGGAGAGATATATAA
- a CDS encoding metal-sensitive transcriptional regulator yields MAHDMKKDIIFRLRTIKGHIDGIEKMVEEGKTCDEILLQIAAIKSSIEKVGYSILENHANECLINMEKQGVNVDEVNKVIRSILKFVK; encoded by the coding sequence ATGGCTCATGATATGAAAAAAGATATTATATTTCGGCTAAGAACTATAAAAGGGCATATTGATGGTATTGAAAAGATGGTAGAGGAAGGCAAGACCTGCGATGAAATCCTGCTACAAATAGCCGCTATAAAGTCGTCCATAGAAAAAGTAGGTTATTCAATTCTAGAAAATCACGCCAATGAATGCCTTATAAATATGGAAAAGCAGGGCGTTAACGTTGACGAGGTCAATAAAGTAATACGGTCGATATTAAAATTTGTGAAATGA